A single region of the Triticum dicoccoides isolate Atlit2015 ecotype Zavitan chromosome 2B, WEW_v2.0, whole genome shotgun sequence genome encodes:
- the LOC119368061 gene encoding protein G1-like4, producing MDLSANPDSPLSGGGNGGGSSSSITSSLSVASGGTPHPQSPSRYEAQKRRDWNTFGQYLRNHRPPLSLAQCSGAHVLEFLRYLDQFGKTKVHASACPFFGHPSPPAPCPCPLRQAWGSLDALVGRLRAAYEENGGSPESNPFAARAVRLYLREVREHQARARGVSYEKKKRKKPQQLAGDSSSGSFHGNHHQTPPGPPPAAGC from the coding sequence ATGGACCTGTCGGCGAACCCGGACAGCCCTCTGTCTGGAGGGGGCAACGGTGGCGGCTCCTCGAGCAGCATCACCTCCTCGCTTTCCGTGGCCTCAGGGGGCACTCCGCACCCGCAGTCGCCGAGCAGGTACGAGGCGCAGAAGCGGCGCGACTGGAACACGTTCGGGCAGTACCTGCGGAACCACCGGCCGCCGCTGAGCCTGGCTCAGTGCAGCGGGGCGCACGTCCTGGAGTTCCTGCGCTACCTTGACCAGTTCGGCAAGACCAAGGTGCACGCCTCGGCCTGCCCCTTCTTCGGCCACCCTAGCCCGCCGGCACCCTGCCCGTGCCCGCTCCGTCAGGCCTGGGGCAGCCTGGACGCCCTCGTCGGCCGCCTCCGCGCCGCCTACGAGGAGAACGGCGGCAGCCCCGAGTCCAACCCCTTCGCGGCGCGCGCCGTCCGCCTCTACCTTCGCGAGGTCCGCGAGCACCAGGCCCGCGCCCGCGGCGTCAGCTACGAGAAGAAGAAGCGCAAGAAGCCGCAGCAGCTGGCCGGCGACAGCAGCAGCGGCAGCTTCCACGGCAACCATCACCAGACCCCTCCCGGCCCGCCTCCCGCCGCCGGTTGCTGA